GCGATAAGTCCCGACCTAACAAGGCGGATACCGGTATCTCGAACGATTTTTTTGGCCTTATCTATTTCCATGTTCTTCTCCTATTCGGCAAGTGTAGGTGCTATACACCTTCGACTTTTTGGAAAACTCTTTCGAATCTTTTTAATGCATCGTCGATCACTGCATCCGTATCCGCAGCGCTTGTATACAAACGGCTTCCAGCGAGAGTAACGATACCTTCTGCCATGTAAGCTGCTCCCATCTCTTCCATCGCTTTTTTGCGAGTATGAGCTTCTTTGATCGTAGACTTGATCTTCCAGAATTTTTTGACATCGATCTCTAAAAGCATGGTTCCAACTGTTTCTAAATGGCAGATCGATCCTTGGTTGAATGCTACGAAAGGTAGATTATACTTCTTAATTAGTTTTTGTAAACCGGCAGTGATCCTATCTCCTGCTTTTCCTGCTTTTTCGCAGGCCTTTTGTTTTTCGATTTCAAGAAGAGTATAATAACCTGCGGCTGAACTAAGAGGGTTTGCTGCCATGGTTCCACCGATCAGAGCCTTTTTGACACCTGTTTGGAGTCCTGCGGAAAGATACTTCATGTATTCCTTCTTTCCGCCCAATCCACCTGCAGAAGGATAACCACCAGCAACCACTTTCCCGAATACGGTTAGATCAGGAGTAATACCATAATAACCTTGAGCGCCGCTTAGGCCGATACGAAATGCAGTAACAACTTCATCAAAAATTAGTAATGCTCCGTATTTGTCGCAAAGTGCCCTGACTCCTTTATTGAAATCCATATCTATCGGGCGAGTTCCGCTTTCTGGTCCTATCGGTTCCAGGATCACTGCGGCAGTACCGCCTCTCCAACGGTTTCTTTTTAAGGTTCTTTCTAATGCGTTTAGATCATTTGGATAGAATTCTTGAGTATATTTGAAAACATGTTTAGGAATTCCGTGAGACTCAAAATGTCTTGTGCCTGGAAGACGAAGTCCATAAGCAAGTTGGTCACTCCAACCGTGATATGCTCCGCCCATCTTTACGATATTTTTCTTTTTAGTAGCAAGCCTTGCGACGCGGATAGAAGCCATACAAGCTTCTGTTCCGGATCCTAACATACGGAACATTTGCACAGAAGGCATATGTTCTACGATCTTCTCCGCAAGTCGTAACTCATATTCATGGAATAAACCGGTCACAGGTCCTGTAGTTTCCAGAAGTTCTACAACCTTCTTACGAATATTAGAAGGATTACTTCCCAAAACTGTAGGACCTCCAGCTTGCAAAAAGTCTATGTATTTGTTCCCGTCCAGATCGTATAAATGGGCACCGGATGCCTTGGTGAAAACAAGAGGGAAGGGATAATTGAATGCGAGATTATGCTGCACTCCGCCTGGAATATACTCGGAGGCTTCCGCGATCATAGTCTTGGATTTAGAGCATTTCTTCTCAAAATATTCCTGAAGGTATTTCTCCATTTCATTTTTCTTAATGGAGCGAATTGGCTGGCGAATCAGGTCATGAAGTTGTTTATAAACCCCTTTTACGTCTGGGTATTGGGTAATTGCGAAGCCGGTAGACATATCTTTTTCCTTTTTTTACGGAATATAGGTTGACAGTGAGTGAATACTCACTCACTGTCAACTAGAAAATATAGAAAAGAAGCTTCCGGGAAAATTTTCCGTATTCCGGAGGTTAGGAACCGTTCAGGTAGTAAATATAGGAAGTACTGTGGCCGAATTTACCTCATCAAAATACAATAGAGATACTTTTGATAAGATCCCGGAAGAAAAAAGGACCAGGATACTTTCCGTTGCGATCGCAGAATTTGCAAACCGAGGTTTCAATAATGCGAACACTAATATTATCGCGAAGAAGGCCGGCATCAGCGTCGGGTCCTTATACAAATACTTTGATACAAAAGAAGATTTTTTTCTTACCGCCGTCGGTTACGGGATCCATCAGTTAGAAAAGACTTTAGAAGAAGTTCTAAGCGAAGAAAGTGATCTTTTCGGTAAGATAGAAAGAATATTAAGAATTATCCAAAAACATTCGAGAGAGAATAGAGATATCATTCGTTTATACAATGAGATCACTGCGGAAGGAAATTCTGAACTGATCCGAGGACTTTCCTCAGATATGGAAACTGTTTCTGCAAAAGTATATACGTCCTTATTGGCAGAAGCGAAAAAGTCCGGATCTGTAGGCAAAGATGTAGACGAGAAAATTTTTGCTTTCTGTATCGATAATCTTTTTATGATACTCCAATTCTCTTACGCTACAGAGTATTATCGCGAAAGAATGAAGGTCTATTTGGGAAAAGACATTGATAATGATGAGAAGGTCGTAAAAGGGATAATGTCTTTTATTCGCAGGGCGATAGAGAAGAAATGACCCTTCGCCATTTTATTGGCGTAAAAAATCCAATCTATACATTACTCCGAAATCCAAAGAGTTTGATTTGCTGACAGATGTAGCTCCTTTCCCGATTGCGGTCTGAAGTAGATCATTTAATAATGCGTCGCCTGGCGCCCTAGGTGTGGAAGAATCGAAAGCGTATCTGATCTCGTTCGAAGTCTGATCCAAATTGTATTTCCATTCATAAGCCGAGATGCCCGCCCAGAGGGAAAACACCGGCGTAATTCTATACACGAATTTATAGGATAACTGAAATCCTTTCGCGGACCATGCGGATTTTTGTGCAACTTCTCCATAAAAAGCGGAAGAGGAATCGGGAAAGACAGTCGCGTGTATTGTATTATCCTGATTTCCCTTTAGAGATAAGTAATATAGTTCGATCCTATTTTCGATCCTTTCTCCTGTCCTGATCGTAGATTTTAGACCTAAAGAAGGCCCCTTCATTTGTTCGAAGACCTGAAAGAAATAATTTCCATATAAATACAAGCCGGAAGAAGAGTATGCCTTTAAGCTGGTATTGGTATCGTCGGTATTTCCCCAAAATTGAAAATAGCCGACGCTTGGTCTCAGATCAAAACGAGAGTTCGTAAATGCAAGGTAGGATATATCAGCTTTTATTGTGGTTTGTTTTTCTGGAAAAGTTCCGTTAGTTGTATTGAACTCGTTTGCTGAATTAATTGTTAGAGTGTTCAGTGTAGTGTCCGAACGGAAATTACTGCCAGAGAAGGATCCAGAAAGTCTTCGATACGTGTAAGTTAGGCCGTAGTGGTTGGAAAGTCCTGCTTTGTAACTCGGCTTTTCTGTTATGGTCGGATTACTTGCTGTCAGCAGGTTTAGGGTATTTTGCATTCTAAGTAGAAATGTTTCCGAATCAGGTTTGTAATATCCGTATCCTATACCTCCGAAAATTTCTAAGTCGTGTCTTTTGGTTTGATCCAACTGAAAATTCGTTACATTTTTCTTAGGTGGCTCCTGCGGAGACGGTTCCACTATGGGAGGTTGCGGTTCTTGAGTTTTTTGTTTCAACTTGTCTTCGGAATCCTTTAACTCCTTTGTTGTGGGCTCTTTATAGCTTACCCTTTGGATCTCTATTTTATTTAATTGCCTAATTTTGCCGTCTGTAATTTTGATCTGAATGGAAGTCGCAGTCTGATGTATGACCTCTCCTCTTAAGATTTGTCCATTCTTCAAATAGATTGTCTGTTCTTCGCCAAAAACTGCGATTGATGACAGAAGAAAAGATAACAAAATAGTTCGTTTAATAAAAGAAAATCCCATCTACGTTAAATTTCGACAGTTAGAGAGATGTGTGCAATAAATTATTAAAATATTTGGATTAAATCATTCGCGGTTTTTGTCATGATACTAGTCTCGAATTCCGGATCACTATCCCTAATTTAACTCAAACCTCTTCATCATCCCAAATTCCAAAATCGCAGATCTACTTTCCGAATGGATCGTTTTACCTATGGCTTCCATTAACTTTTGTTGAATTAGATATGCACTCGGATTACTTAAATCCACTCCAATCAATCCGTCTTTGGATGAATAAATATATTGGAAATCGGAGTTCAGACTATATTTCCACTCATAAAATTGCAATCCAGCGTAAACCGAAATAGTAGGAGTAATCCTATAAACTAGCCGATAGAGAAGCTGGAAGCCGTTTGCATTCCAAGAGACATTCTGGCCTTGTCTATAAAGTGCTACCTGAGACAGATTCGCTGGTACGAGAAAAGATACAATACTTCCATCTTGGTTTCCAGATAAAGTTAGATTATGATATTCTAATCTATTTTCCCATCTCTCTCCCATTCTGATGGTTGCTTTTAGTCCGACTGTATAACCTTTAAGAGTTTCGTTGAACTTCATTACACCTTGAGAATATAGATATAAACCGCTATCGATATAGTAGGATGTGGATAGATTCGTATCTTGAGATTGTCCCCAGAAGTATTGGTAACCGATTGTGGGCCTTAGATCGAATCTTTCGTTTGTAAATGCGAGAAAGGACAATTCGTTTTTCAAAGAACTTTGTCTTTCCGGAAAACTCCCAGTGCTATGGATCATTCCGCTTGCGTAAGAATGACTATCATAGGTGCTTCTGTTGCCTAAATGCGATCCGGTGATCCCTCCGGACCATCTTCTCCAAGTATAAATTGCTCCATAAGTTTGGGATAATTCAGGAGAATGTGTAGGCTTATCGATTACAGTAGGAAGAGTTCCGGAAGCTAACCCAACTTTGTTTTGGATTTGTACAGGAAGCCCTTGAGTTTCCGGAGAATATCTTCCCGCTCCTAATCCGAAGTAAACCTCTAGATCATTTCGTTTTAGCTGATCTATATGGAAATTTACTGCGGGTTTCGGGACTTCTGCGATTTGAGGAGAAGGAGCTTGTTCTGCCTGGACTGGCTTTTTTTCTTCCTGAGGAAGTTTAGTGGGCTCATTGAAGCTAACTGTATTAATCTCAGATTTGTTTAATTGTAACGTTTTTCCTTCCGTAGTTTTGATCAATATACTGGTTGCAGTCTGCTGTAATATTTCCGCACGAATGACCTGACCATTTTTTAAATAGATGGTTTTCATTTCCGCAAACAAAGAAACCACCGGGATCATCAATGTAGCAAATGGTAGAAGGAACCGAACAAGATACAACTTCATTTGCGACGTATTCTATGTATTAAAAGGTTAAAGGCAATAATTTAATGTTCTTGATCAGGATCCGTAAATAAATTTCAATTACTGAGATAACTCGAATCTTTTCATTACTCCGAATTCTAAGGAGGAAGCTTTGCTTGTAGCAGGCACAGATTTAGCTACGGAATTTAATAGAAAATTTATAACCACTTCTTGGTCGATGGGGCTAGGGTTATTTATATTTCCTAAGCCGCTGAAAGATTGTTCAAATGATTTTACAGAATATTTCCATTCGAATGCTTGGATTCCTACCCAAAAAGAAAGAGTGGTTGTCCATTTATAGAATAGTTTATAAGAAAAATTGAATCCTTTCGCATCCCATTGTATACTTTGCCTCGTTACTCCATAATCGAAAAAATTCGGAGTATTGAACATGGCCGTATCACCGTTGCCATATTGAGCGCCAGAAAGAATTAGATAATGCAATTCTATTCTATGCTCCCATCTTTCCCCTTGTCTAACTGTAGTTTTTAATCCGATAGATGGACCTTTTAACTTTTCCAAAAAGTAATAATTGTTTTTAAAGAAAGAAGTAAGATCATTTCCATTATAGCCGGTCGAAATTGTATTAGTATCCTCTGTCTTCCCCCAAAACTGAGAATAACCAAAGCTAGGTCTTAGATCAATCCTTTGATTACTATAAGCGAGATAGGAAATATCGGCCTTTAATGAACTTTGTTTTTCCGGAAATGTTCCTGCAATCTCTTGCAGGCTTCCATTGTTAGAATATACTTTTAGTCTTGCAGAAGTTTCGCCGCTGAAATTATTTCCGCTTAATCCGAACGCGAATTTTTTCCAATAATAGATAAGCCCTAGACTGTAGGCAAGACTTCGTTTATAACTTGGATCGTCTACGTCGATTGGAAAGCCTGAGAGAGCGCTGAACTTTGCTCCTAATTGATTTGAATAGGATTCCGTAGGAGGGCGATATGTTCCGAGGCCCGCTCCGAAGAATACTTCTATATCTTTTCTTTTAATTTGGTCGATCGCGTATGGACTTGCAGCTTTATCTATTTCAGGTTCCGGCTTTTTAGTCGGTTCGGGAATAGGTGGAGGAGGTTCTTCTGCAACTGCAGTTTGTTGTTTTAATTTTTCTTCCGATTCTTTCTTTTCTTGGACGGTAGGTTCTCTGTAGCTAACTCTCTGTATCTCTTTCTTATTGAGTTGTTTGATCTTTCCATCGTCCATTTTGATTTGCATTGTGGTTGCAGTTTGTTGGATGACCTCCCCACGTAAGATCTGTCCGTTCCTCATATAGATTGTCTGCTGTTCAGCGAACAGTTCGACAATGGGGGAAGATAATAAAAGGATCAATAAGTAGATTCTTACGTTGGAACTTCCCATAACGTGGCTATTAGAACGAATACTTAATCGATCGGCAATAACTTATTAAACGGATCTAAATAAAAGATGTTTCTATTCGACAGTTCTTTGGATAGGAGAAGGTTTGAATGAGTCGGATAGATCTTTAAGGTTAGTCTACTGGAAAAAAATGCGCGCGATAAGGTCCATTTGATAACCGCCTATTTTATGAGATCTATATTCATTCTCCGACTATTGAACTTCTTTCTTCCTTTACTTTGTGGCATTTGCGGGAGAGAAGACTTCTTTTCCTTAAAAACGGGCATTTGCAAAAGATGCGCCTCTGCTGCTCGGACTTCTAAACCATTATACAGATGTAATGTATGCTCTTCTCCCCTAGTTGTACCGCTTGCAGTTTGTGGGTTTTGTGATTCCAGAAATGTATTCTTTACAAAAGTGTTTTGTTTACGGGATAGAAACGACCTTTTAGGAGATTTATTGAACAAGCTGAAATCCAATAACGAATATCCGGTTTCAATTTTTCTTTCACTCGGGATCAGAAGGACTTTGAGAGAATTGCGAACTTTAGGTCTGGACGCGTGTGTCCTTCTTCCTAGTTACTCTAAAAATAAAATTTTCCATCCGGATCTTAGACCATTCTCCCCAAGTAGCAGATTATATGAAGAAACAAAAAGAATATTAAAAATTCCTTTAATAGATCCATTGATAAAGACAAGTCAGGAAAGACAGGCAGGTAAAAGTTTTTCGGAAAGATTTTTTCACGCGTATTCTGCCTGGAAAATAAAACCGAATTGGGAGGACCGTTGTCCTTCTAAGATACTATTATTGGACGACGTTTTTACGACAGGCGCGAGTGTGAATGAAGCGAGTCGGATTTTAAAGAAGAATGGTGCAAAGTCAGTTTACATTCTAACCTATCTTAGAGTCTCAGATTAAACTTGACCAATCTACATATCCGTTTAGTATAGATGAAAGAAGATGGTCCGAAAAATTCTACATGTCGATATGGATGCGTTTTACGCTTCGGTAGAACAAAGGGATAATCCAAGTTATCGGGGCAAGCCTCTCATTGTAGGAGGTCCTCCTGATTCTAGAGGAGTGGTATGCGCTGCAAGTTATGAGGCAAGAAAATTCGGAGTTCGTTCTGCTATGCCCTGTTCTCAGGCGGCAAGGCTTTGTCCTTCCGGGATCTTTGTAACTCCTCGTTTCGAAGCGTATAGAAAAGTATCTTCTAAGATCAGACAGATCTTCTTAGAATACACAGATCTTGTGGAGATGCTTTCCTTGGACGAAGCATTTTTGGATGTAACTCAGAATAAGAAAAATATTCCATATGCAAGTCAGATTGCAAAAGAGATCAGAGAGAGAATTTACGAAGAGACTCAGTTAACCGCGTCCGCAGGAGTTTCTATTAATAAGTTTTTAGCCAAGATTGCAACAGACCAAAACAAACCAAACGGAATGACAATCGTTCGTCCGGAACAAGCCGAAAAATTTATAGAGTCCCTGGATGTTTCCGTATTTCCCGGGATCGGAAAAGTTACATTAAAGAAAATGCATGCACTTGGGATAAAAAAAGGAAAAGACCTAAAAGAAAAAAGCCTGGAGATGTTGGACCAAAACTTCGGCAAATCGGGTCGTTGGTTTTATGCGGTATGCAGAGGTTTGGACGATAGACCGGTAGAACCGTTTAGAGAAAGAAAATCTTTAGGAGCGGAATCTACTTTTGCTAAAGATCTAGAAAATGGCCCTGAGATATTTAGAGAACTTTCGGATATCGCGGAGGAATTGGAGAGAAGATTACTTCAAAAACCTTTCCCCGGAAAAACGATCACTCTTAAAGTAAAATTTTCTGACTTCACCCAAAAAACCAGAAGTATCACCGAAGATTATTCCTATCTGGACAAAAACGAATTGTACCGGATCGGATCCAAACTTTTAGAGGAATTCATATTAGAATCCGGTAAAGCGATATTTCCGATCCGTCTTTTGGGCTTAAGTCTTTCTCATCCGGAAAGCACTTCTAAAAATTCTCAAATCAGAATTGAAGAGCAAGAGGATCTATTTCCTTCTCTATTCTAAACTATTTAGAGGTATCTCCGTCTATCCCGGAAGGAACTAAGTTTGCGATTCCCTGCCGTAGATTTGCCCATTCTTGCCTGCATTTTTTATCAGAATCCTTTTCTTCATTATAGTGAATCATGGATCTCCCCGCTGCAAGTCCGGCTAGTTTAGAATTATCGAATACTTTCCATGCTATACTTAATATAAATAGACCGACGAAAGGAAGTGCTATCTTTAGAATTCCATGGTGTTTAGAATCCATAATGGAACCTAAAAATGTGCAAATGGAACCGATGCTGAACAAATACCAACCTATATAAAAATAATCTTCCGCGATCTCGGAAGCATTATTGATCATATATCTACAAAAAGATCCGTCCATCTCTACCAATTCTTTTTTTCCCGATGGTAGAAGGTTCTCTATAAACGGTTTTTCTAATCTGGATTTTCCCAAGTAAGGTTGGATCTCTAAGAATAGATTAATTCCCATATACAGCATTCCAATAATGAAGATTATGAAAAAAGGTCTGTATAAAAGTTTGGTCCTTTCCGTTGATCTATAAAGTTCTAATTCTGATTCAGGAACTCCCATCTTTTTGGAAATCCTATCTTTGTATTGTTGAAAGGCTAAGTTATCCATGAAAGGAATGTAATCGGTAGCAGGAAGAGAATCCTTTGTTTCTTTACTTTGGAGCCAGAGATTGACTTCGTTTAAGGCTTTAGTTTTAGAAAACTTGAAGTAGGGGAAGATAAGGCGGATCAGAAACATATTATTTTCCTAATGTATAAAATCGTCAGATGGATTGGCTGGTCAGATTAGAAAGTCTTTAGGTTATATGCAAGGCGATTTTTGGGGTGTGGAAGTCGGAAAGGTTAAAACTTCTCTAAAATAGATAAAATTTCTTTCCCGTATTGTCTAACTTTGGCTTCTCCCATACCTTTAATCGCCATAAGGTCTTCCAGGCTTTCCGGTCTTTGAGAGACGATCCTGACAAGTACAGGATTTTGGAGCACCATAAACTTCTTCCATTTATTACGTCTCGCGATCCTGTCTCTGAAGTTTTTGAGTTCGTTCAGAATAAGTTTGTCCCCGCTAAGCGGTATTTTTTTGCGAGGTTTTTCAGTATCATCGAAAGATGTTTTAGGTTTTCCGAATGAAGTCAGATAAATTTTGGGATATTTATCCCCTTTAACGGAAAGCTTCTTTGTCTTCTGCCAATCTTCCAAAAGTTTAAGAATGGATTCTTCGGGAATATGTTTTAAAGAAGAATAATATTCGGACTTATCTAACCTTCTCCGAAGTATATCCTTGGATTTTGCACCTCTCAATGTACCTGCGATGATCTTTTTGCCGAATTTTGCGGGATATTCAGATATCAATCCTTCTACCGATTTGATCTCATCAGGATTGAAAATGTGAGATTCCTTTTCCTTCTTCTTTTCCGCCTTTAATCTTTCTCTCTCAGTATAAGCAAGTCTTGCGGAATGAGAGGATGCCGAGTCTGCACAAGTATCACAAGATCCGCAATTGGAAATTTGTTCTCCGAAATAATCACATAAGATCTTTTGTCTGCAGTCAGAAGAACTTACGTAAGATTTTACATGAGAGAGTAGGGTTTCTCCTCCCTTATAATTTGCTTCCTTTGATAAAAGAAAACTTTGGACGCTTAAGTCGCCGGGTAAGAAGAATAACACACAATCCGAATTTTTACCGTCTCTCCCTGCTCTTCCCGCCTCCTGATAATAACTTTCCAAAGAAGAAGGCACTTGATAGTGGAGAACTAATCGTACATTCGGACTGTCCAATCCCATTCCGAATGCATTTGTGGCAACGAGTATATTCGTTTTTCCGGATGTATATCCTTCTTGCGTTTTTTCTCTGCTGGAATCCGTTCTTCCTGCGTGGTACTTGCCCACTTTATATCCTGATTTGCGGAGAAGTTCGTAAATTTCGTCCACTTTTGCGCGAGTGGAGCAGTATATGATCACCTTGCCTGAAACTGATTTCTGAAAGTTACCTTTTTCTAATATTTCTAAAAGTAGATTTTCCTTTTCTCTTTCCGAGTCAGGGTATACTACGGAGAATTTCAAATTCTCTCTGGCATAGGTGCCTTGCACATGCAAAGGGAGCTTTAATCCCAAACTATCCGAAATATCCTTTTTGACTCTGTCGGTTGCCGTAGCAGTCAGAGCTACCCAAGGAGTCCCTTCTTGTAAATAAGAACGTAACGTATGAAGTTTTCTGTATTCAGGGCGAAAATCGTGCCCCCATTGTGAAACACAATGGGCCTCATCCACAGCCATCAAACTCACTGGAAGTTTTGGAAGTAAATTTAAGAAAGAGCGAGAGACTGCTCGTTCAGGAGAAATATATAATATTCTAATCTTTCCTGTTGCTGCGGAAGATAAAACCCTTACTTGTTCGAGATCGTCCTGAGTAGAATTGCAATAAGCAGCTTGGATCCCTCTTGCTTTTAATCCATCGACTTGGTCTTTCATAAGCGCGATCAATGGAGAGATTACGATCGTAAGAGAACTTGCCTCTGCAAAGGAAGGTAGTTGGTAGATAAGTGATTTTCCGCCGCCGGTAGGAAGAATTGCTAGTACATCCCTTCTTTCCAATAATGCTTGGATTGCTTCCCATTGGCCTTGCCTGAATTGAGAAAATCCGAAATGGGTATGTAGGATCTTTTTCCAATCCTCTATCGAAGACGAGGCTGTTCCAGTGTTTGCAGACAAGTTGAAACTACTTCCTTATTCTTGATTTCGGATCTTGCGGTAAAGAAATCTTGAGGGATGTAGAGAAGAGTACAAGCTATTTTCGATAGATAAAGGTTCGTTTAAAAGAATCTCCGCCAAAATTTCCCCTCCCAATAGGGAAGTTAAAACTCCCCTGGATCCCAAACCGCCGAACACAAACAGGTTTTTTTGCGGTTCTAAAAAAGGGAATTCTTTCTTTCGATTTTTATGTAAACCCATACCGGAGTATATTTTTCGAAAAGGTCCTGGAGAATGGACCGGACCAACGATCGGGAATCGATCCGGTGTTTGGGATCGGATCCCGACGAAGTCGGAGCGAACTTTAATCTGTTTCCAGTTTAAGCCCAGGTATGTCCTTTGAGAATATTCTAAAATTTCTTCCCTATCCTTGGGACTTGCATTCGGGTTTAAATCGAATTCATCAAATGTGGAACCATTTACTCGGATCCCATTTTTAGAAGGAGTGAGATATTTATCTCCGACTCGGATCGGATCTTTTTCTGACTCTATATTCGGATCTTCTAATATTTCTAATTGTCCCCTCACCGATCTAGGTGAGAACGGCGACTCTTTCCATAAACCTTGTAGTAAATTTTCGATCCCGAAAGAATTTGCTAAGATCAAAACTTCCGTTTTATTTAAAATTTCGTTGTTCTCTGAAAATAATGTCCATTCTTCTTTTTCAAATGCGATGGAGCTTGCTTTTCCTTGTTTGAGAAGAATGTTCGGATGATCTAAAAGTTTTTCGACGAGAAGCGGAGTGTCCGTCCAAAATCCGGAAGGATAAAAGATGCCTTTCGCATTATCAGGATAACTTTCTCCGAGTTCCGGTTTTAGTTCTGCCAAATCACTGGATAAGGAATGTGCCTTAATACCTTCTTCTAGTCTTGCCCAGGGAAGATCTTCTCCTGAAAGTTGTAACGTCCCGGAGATTTGGTAAGAATCTTTTGAAAGTAGATCGGAATAACGGCGGATAGAATTTCCGAGACAACGTAAGGTCCATAAACTGGTTGGAGTTCCTACTTTTGTAATATGAGGATGGGAAACCGCCATCGGAACGGAAGATGCGCGTAACGCGTTATGGTCGTCCCAAACCTCTACATGAATTCCTCTCCATGCAAGCGCTCTTGCAATACCTGCGCCCGCGAGTCCTGCTCCCAATACGGATACTTTCTCGGGAACTTTATCGGAGTGTGTTCTTCTTAAGAATGGGATCGGATTTAAGTCCTGTTCAGGCTCGGATTCATAAACTCCGATGAGCATTTCCCTTTTTCTTCCAAAGCCCGGGATTTTGGACAGGGTGAAGCCTGCCTCGCTCAAACGATCTTTGACGGATCTTGCCACAGTGAAAGTGGCAAAGCTTGCGTTCTGATCCGAAAGTCTTTTGAGCTGGAGTGAAATATTTTCTCCCCAGAGTTCCGGATTTTTAGAAGGAGCAAATCCATCTAAAAAGAAAGCGTCGAACTTTCCGGAAACCTCCGGAAGAAGCTGGATTGCATCTCCTATCCATAGATCCAAGATCAAATTTTCTTTTTCGAATAAGAAAGTATTACACCCTGGGACAAGTAGTTTATATTTCTCTAAAAATAATTCTAGTAGTTCGGAAAGTTCAGGAAAAGCGGAAATTGCTTTTCGAATATCATCTCTTTCTAATGGATATTTTTCAAAAGAAGTAAATCGCAGGACGCGAAAGCCTGATTTACTTTTGCAATCTCTCCAGAGCTGCCAGGAGGCGAAAAAATTTAGACCGGTCCCAAATCCTAATTCTAAAATGGAAAATACATGGCGCGCTCCAGAAGAAGATAATCTTTCTTCTAATCTGTTTCCTTTTAAGAAAACATGTTTGGTTTCTTCCAGCCCGTTTTCCGGAGAAAAATAAATATCGTCGAATTCTCTGGAAACTGGCGTGCCGTTTTCTTTCCAATCTATCATCCGGGATTTTCCGAGTTTGATTTGGTATCTTCTTTAGGAGGAAGACCGGCG
This window of the Leptospira hartskeerlii genome carries:
- the dinB gene encoding DNA polymerase IV — protein: MVRKILHVDMDAFYASVEQRDNPSYRGKPLIVGGPPDSRGVVCAASYEARKFGVRSAMPCSQAARLCPSGIFVTPRFEAYRKVSSKIRQIFLEYTDLVEMLSLDEAFLDVTQNKKNIPYASQIAKEIRERIYEETQLTASAGVSINKFLAKIATDQNKPNGMTIVRPEQAEKFIESLDVSVFPGIGKVTLKKMHALGIKKGKDLKEKSLEMLDQNFGKSGRWFYAVCRGLDDRPVEPFRERKSLGAESTFAKDLENGPEIFRELSDIAEELERRLLQKPFPGKTITLKVKFSDFTQKTRSITEDYSYLDKNELYRIGSKLLEEFILESGKAIFPIRLLGLSLSHPESTSKNSQIRIEEQEDLFPSLF
- a CDS encoding RecQ family ATP-dependent DNA helicase — its product is MSANTGTASSSIEDWKKILHTHFGFSQFRQGQWEAIQALLERRDVLAILPTGGGKSLIYQLPSFAEASSLTIVISPLIALMKDQVDGLKARGIQAAYCNSTQDDLEQVRVLSSAATGKIRILYISPERAVSRSFLNLLPKLPVSLMAVDEAHCVSQWGHDFRPEYRKLHTLRSYLQEGTPWVALTATATDRVKKDISDSLGLKLPLHVQGTYARENLKFSVVYPDSEREKENLLLEILEKGNFQKSVSGKVIIYCSTRAKVDEIYELLRKSGYKVGKYHAGRTDSSREKTQEGYTSGKTNILVATNAFGMGLDSPNVRLVLHYQVPSSLESYYQEAGRAGRDGKNSDCVLFFLPGDLSVQSFLLSKEANYKGGETLLSHVKSYVSSSDCRQKILCDYFGEQISNCGSCDTCADSASSHSARLAYTERERLKAEKKKEKESHIFNPDEIKSVEGLISEYPAKFGKKIIAGTLRGAKSKDILRRRLDKSEYYSSLKHIPEESILKLLEDWQKTKKLSVKGDKYPKIYLTSFGKPKTSFDDTEKPRKKIPLSGDKLILNELKNFRDRIARRNKWKKFMVLQNPVLVRIVSQRPESLEDLMAIKGMGEAKVRQYGKEILSILEKF
- the mnmC gene encoding bifunctional tRNA (5-methylaminomethyl-2-thiouridine)(34)-methyltransferase MnmD/FAD-dependent 5-carboxymethylaminomethyl-2-thiouridine(34) oxidoreductase MnmC: MIDWKENGTPVSREFDDIYFSPENGLEETKHVFLKGNRLEERLSSSGARHVFSILELGFGTGLNFFASWQLWRDCKSKSGFRVLRFTSFEKYPLERDDIRKAISAFPELSELLELFLEKYKLLVPGCNTFLFEKENLILDLWIGDAIQLLPEVSGKFDAFFLDGFAPSKNPELWGENISLQLKRLSDQNASFATFTVARSVKDRLSEAGFTLSKIPGFGRKREMLIGVYESEPEQDLNPIPFLRRTHSDKVPEKVSVLGAGLAGAGIARALAWRGIHVEVWDDHNALRASSVPMAVSHPHITKVGTPTSLWTLRCLGNSIRRYSDLLSKDSYQISGTLQLSGEDLPWARLEEGIKAHSLSSDLAELKPELGESYPDNAKGIFYPSGFWTDTPLLVEKLLDHPNILLKQGKASSIAFEKEEWTLFSENNEILNKTEVLILANSFGIENLLQGLWKESPFSPRSVRGQLEILEDPNIESEKDPIRVGDKYLTPSKNGIRVNGSTFDEFDLNPNASPKDREEILEYSQRTYLGLNWKQIKVRSDFVGIRSQTPDRFPIVGPVHSPGPFRKIYSGMGLHKNRKKEFPFLEPQKNLFVFGGLGSRGVLTSLLGGEILAEILLNEPLSIENSLYSSLHPSRFLYRKIRNQE